The window GCGGTCATGGGCTGTCGCGTCAACGGTCCTGGCGAGACGGATGACGCCGATCTCGGGCTCTGGTGCGGCCCCACCACGGTGAACCTCAAGAAGAAGGACGTCAAGGTCGGAGCCTACAGCTACACGGACGTCCTACCCAGGCTGCGCCAAGAACTCGACCGCTTGATCGCGGAGCGTGTCTAGTCCGTCAGATGCGTTCGATGATCGTGGTAATGCCCATGCCCCCGCCAATACACATCGTAACGAGGCCGGTGGCCTGGTCGCGGCGCTCCAACTCGTCCAGCACGGTCCCGATCAACATTGCGCCCGTCGCCCCCAGGGGATGACCGAGCGCGATCGCCCCACCGTTCACGTTGACTCGATCCGGATCGATCCTGCAGTCGCGGATGACCTTCAGCGGTACCACCGCAAACGCCTCGTTGATCTCGACGAGATCGATGTCCTTGATCGTCATCCCAGCTTTCCCGAGACATCGCTCGGTCGCCGGAACGGGCGCGGTCAACATGATGACCGGCTCGGCACCATGCGTCGCCATGGCTCGCACACGCGCCCGCGGCTTCAATCCGTGCGCCCGGGCATAGTCGGGCGACGCGATCAAAACGGCTGCGGCACCGTCGACGATACCGCTCGAGTTGCCCGCGGTGTGAACGTGCTCGATCTTCTTCACTTGCGGGTAGATCTTCCGCGCCTTTTCATCGAAGCTGAGCTCGTCGCCCTTCTGCACGTACTGGCCCAACTGTAGGAACGACGGCTCGAGCTTCCCGAGGCCCTCGAGGGTGGTCTGCGGTCGCGGGAACTCGTCGTGATCCAGCGCCATCGTCCCGTCGAGATTCTTCACGGGCACGACGCTTTTCGCGAACCGCCCCTCCTCGATCGCGACCTTGGCGCGCTGCTGACTCGCCAGGGCGAAACGATCCACGTCGTCGCGCGAAAATCCCTCGATCGTCGCAATCAGGTCTGCGGAGATGCCCTGCGGAACGAGAGGGAACATCTCGCGAAGATGACGATTATGGCCGTCGATGCCCGAACCATCGGATCCCATCGGTTGGCGCGACATACTCTCGACTCCCCCGCCGACGACCAACTCCTGCTGCCCCGACATGACGCCCATCAGGGCGAAGTTCAC of the Deltaproteobacteria bacterium genome contains:
- a CDS encoding acetyl-CoA C-acetyltransferase, which gives rise to MAEAWIIDAVRTPRGRGKKDSGALSHIHPQELLAQVLQALSVRHTFEPKDVEDVVAGCVTEAGEQGGCIARMATLVSGWPTDVTGVSLNRFCGSGQQAVNFALMGVMSGQQELVVGGGVESMSRQPMGSDGSGIDGHNRHLREMFPLVPQGISADLIATIEGFSRDDVDRFALASQQRAKVAIEEGRFAKSVVPVKNLDGTMALDHDEFPRPQTTLEGLGKLEPSFLQLGQYVQKGDELSFDEKARKIYPQVKKIEHVHTAGNSSGIVDGAAAVLIASPDYARAHGLKPRARVRAMATHGAEPVIMLTAPVPATERCLGKAGMTIKDIDLVEINEAFAVVPLKVIRDCRIDPDRVNVNGGAIALGHPLGATGAMLIGTVLDELERRDQATGLVTMCIGGGMGITTIIERI